GATATCGGACACAGTTTGGAGTGCCTTGATTTTTTCAACGACCCCGAGGCATATCACAAGCGGGAAGAATTGAAGGCGATGGATATCGCGGCCGACGCCATCATCCAGTATGCAAAAGGGCATGCGGATCAATTGTATCAAATAGCTGAAGACGAAATGGATATATCGCGAAAAAAGGAATTGGTGCAAATGGCCGAAATCTGTGAATGGGTTCCGGCGCATGCACCCCGCAATTTTTGGGAGGCCCTGCAATATTACTGGTTCGTGCATCTCGGGGTTATAACCGAACTAAATACCTGGGATTCCTTTAATCCGGGACGTCTCGATCAGCATCTTCTCCCCTTTTATGAAAAGGATGTTGAATGCGGCAGTCTGACGGATGAGTCGGCGAGAGAGTTACTGCAGTCATTCTGGGTAAAATTCAACAATCAGCCGGCTCCTCCCAAAGTGGGTGTTACAGCCGAGGAAAGCAACACGTACACTGATTTTTGCCTTATAAATCTCGGCGGCGTCAATGAACAGGGTGAGAATGCGGTCAATGAAATGACTTATATGATTCTCGATATTATCGAGGAAATGCGGCTTCTTCAGCCCAGTTCGATGGTGCAAATCAGCAAGAAGAATCCTGATCGGCTGCTAAAAAGGGCGCTTAAGATAATCAAGACCGGCTATGGTCAGCCGTCGCTTTTCAACACCGATGCCATCGTGCAAGAACTGATCCGCCAGGGAAAGAGTGTGGTCGATGCCAGAAACGGGGGCGCCAGCGGATGTGTCGAAACCGGTGCATTCGGAAAGGAAAGTTATATCCTAACGGGGTACTTTAACCTGCCCAAGGTCCTTGAAATCACATTGAATAACGGCGTCGATCCCCGAACCGGCAAAGGAATCGGTATCAAGACAGGTGACCCGAGGCAATTCAATTCATTTGACGAACTCTATGTTGCATACGAAAAGCAGCTCAATCACTTCATAGACATAAAAATCAAAGGAAATGTCATTATCGAGCGGCTGTGGGCGGACTATCTCCCGGCGCCGTTTCTTTCGATTTTGATTGACGATTGTATCGCCAACGGAAAAGACTATAACAATGGTGGTGCACGTTACAACACATCTTACATCCAGGGTGTCGGGCTGGGTTCGATCACCGATTCATTGAGTGCCATCAAGTATCATGTATTCGATCATGGCAATATATCCATGAGCGAAATGCTCGATGCGCTGGCCGCGAACTTCGACGGTTATGAATCGCTGAACGACAAATTTCTGAATGAGCCGCCTAAGTACGGCAATGATGATGACTACGCCGATATGACTGCCCGGCGTGTCTTCGATAGTTATTTCGGTATAGTGGACGGCCGGCCGAATACCAAGGGCGGACATTTCCGAATCAACATGCTTCCGACAACATGTCATGTTTATTTCGGGCGCGTTATCGGTGCGCTGCCTGATGGGCGCCCGGCCTGCCAGCCGCTTTCCGAAGGTATCTCGCCGGTGCAAGGGGCCGATCGGAAGGGACCGACGGCGGTTCTGAAATCGGCGGCTAAAATCGATCATATTCGAACCGGCGGGACTCTTCTCAATCAGAAATTCACGCCGCAGATGCTGGCCGACGATGATGGGATCACCAAACTGGCGCACCTGATTCGGGCCTATTTTACCATGGACGGGCACCATATCCAATTCAATGTGGTCGATGCGGCCACATTGCGGGAAGCGCAGAAGCATCCTGAAAAATACCGGGATCTGATTGTCCGGGTCGCCGGATACAGCGACTATTTCGTGGACCTTGGCACGGATCTGCAAAATGAGATAATCAAACGGACCGAGCAGTCAATAAGTTGACAAGGCGATAATACGCATAGAAAAAGGGACAATCATCGGATTGTCCCTTGTCTTTTTCACGTAAATTTTTCCTACGGGCAGATCGGCGCCGAACCACCCTTATACAGGTAGTTTATAAGGTACGTAACATCAAGCAGATTAACCGCGCCGTTGCCATTGGCGTCGGCCGCCTCAATCGGATCCGGTGTCGGACCCGATTTATACAGGTAACTTATCAGAGCCGTGACATCCAAGATATTGATGTTTCCATCGCCGTTCACGTCTCCACAGACATAGCCAAGGCTGGCGGCAAACGCCGCGGCCCGGTCGGCAATATCACCCAAACCGGATGATCCGGTATTGGAATACAACAGTGCCACCTGATACTGAATCGTATCACCGGAGCCCAGTTGCGCATTTCCAAAGGTGAGCAGAACCGACCAGTCGCCATTGAACAGTCCCGAAGTATTATTGGATGAAAACATCTCGGAGTAGGCAACGCCATCCGTGAAGGCGCCGCTGTAAATCAGTGACGGGTTATACAGCCCTCGAAGGTTGCGGGCATTTCCGGACAAAA
This candidate division Zixibacteria bacterium HGW-Zixibacteria-1 DNA region includes the following protein-coding sequences:
- a CDS encoding formate C-acetyltransferase/glycerol dehydratase family glycyl radical enzyme, translated to MNERIRKLREQSLNAIPGVSLERARLLTEFHQSGLAEKVSIPVARALAFKYILENKEICINEGELIVGERGPSPKATPTYPEICAHTLEDLDILDSREKVSFKVASKDKTFQHDVIIPFWSGRSIRDRIFESVDPGWIDAYEAGIFTEFQEQRAPGHTVLDNKIYKKGFLDFKLDIGHSLECLDFFNDPEAYHKREELKAMDIAADAIIQYAKGHADQLYQIAEDEMDISRKKELVQMAEICEWVPAHAPRNFWEALQYYWFVHLGVITELNTWDSFNPGRLDQHLLPFYEKDVECGSLTDESARELLQSFWVKFNNQPAPPKVGVTAEESNTYTDFCLINLGGVNEQGENAVNEMTYMILDIIEEMRLLQPSSMVQISKKNPDRLLKRALKIIKTGYGQPSLFNTDAIVQELIRQGKSVVDARNGGASGCVETGAFGKESYILTGYFNLPKVLEITLNNGVDPRTGKGIGIKTGDPRQFNSFDELYVAYEKQLNHFIDIKIKGNVIIERLWADYLPAPFLSILIDDCIANGKDYNNGGARYNTSYIQGVGLGSITDSLSAIKYHVFDHGNISMSEMLDALAANFDGYESLNDKFLNEPPKYGNDDDYADMTARRVFDSYFGIVDGRPNTKGGHFRINMLPTTCHVYFGRVIGALPDGRPACQPLSEGISPVQGADRKGPTAVLKSAAKIDHIRTGGTLLNQKFTPQMLADDDGITKLAHLIRAYFTMDGHHIQFNVVDAATLREAQKHPEKYRDLIVRVAGYSDYFVDLGTDLQNEIIKRTEQSIS